The Klebsiella quasivariicola region CGCGCGTCCGGCGCCCGGAACACCTTCCTCAGCCTTCGGCATGGTTATCGGCTTTGACGATCTGTAGCGCGGCGGGGTTCGCCACGGCGCCGCTGGCGGTGACGAATCCGGGATGGACGGTCTCACCGCTGGCGGTGTCCACCAGCGCAATATGCGGTGCGCTGTGCAGCACCTGCTGGTGGCCCCATTCCATCAGGGCGAACAGCACCAGCGCCAGGCTACGGCTTTTGTCGGTCAGAACATATTCATAGCGTTCGCGGGAGCCGGCTTCCCGGTAGGGCACTTTGCTCAACAATCCCGTTTCAGTCATGGTTTTTAACCGGGTGGTGAGCGTCTGGCGGGT contains the following coding sequences:
- a CDS encoding winged helix-turn-helix transcriptional regulator — its product is MSKNKSLPYLDPELCGLAEGAKILGDRWVLLILREAFYGVTRFETMLAHTHITRQTLTTRLKTMTETGLLSKVPYREAGSRERYEYVLTDKSRSLALVLFALMEWGHQQVLHSAPHIALVDTASGETVHPGFVTASGAVANPAALQIVKADNHAEG